The genomic window TgctcaaaatcatcattgaaaacTACTCTGtaaacaataactttttaatattttaattggagTCTATTTCTGAGTTTACAAGTTTaacaaagatatatatttttacccataaaatttgtttgaaagaaaaaattcatataatcatgGTTTTTGTGTAAAATGATCGACTGGTTATATAACTGTATCGAACCGGCTAACTCATTGACAATTGTCGCGTTTAAAAACACGACATGTTTAAATGTTGTTATTTTGAAGCGCGACAACTATCTTATTGCGCTTAGGAATAACAACTTTTAGTAAatgtcatgttttaaaaatatgataagataaaaatatattatttcactaAATCTTTTTCAAATATGGATATtctattcaaaattttaatttattatgttaatttgttttttaaaaaaaaccaaaattaatagcCATGTCTGTACAAGTTATACAAACCAGTTCTCGTGACCATAGTTTTGTCCACCTCAGATCAACGGccatcaaattgaaaaaagtaaaaaaatcgaTTCAATCCcgtgaaaaaaacaaactcttcAATTCCCCGTTGAGCATATCCACCACCACCGCAGACGAacaaaattttgcaaaacagaaCAATAACAACTCACGAAACACACGcaggaataataataaaaaaaaaaacataaaaccaagGATGTTATCCTCTGTAACCGACCGGTCTATCTACATCCGGCACGTCATACATCCGGCTCACCGACAGAGAAACGCGCCTGTGTTGGGGCCCACGATTACCTCGCAGAACGAATATTTAAACAATTGTAGCAAAAATGGACTCTCGTACAGTCGTACTCGTCTTGATACAGTTTAGCTGTGTCCTTTTTTAGGAGTATTTTTGAAGTtgaagaatattaaattaatattttttaataattttaatgtgttattattaaaaataaaaataaaaataaaaaacttaatttaatatatattaaaatagaagaTTATTTAAGAATGAAATGCATCACAGCTTCATGTGATGtgtccttctctttttctttatcccatattaagaatataatatttggtccATAAACAATGCATATAATTTTACTTGCTCCTCTACGATACTAATGCTTTTTAACGAACATGATCTTTATTATGTGAGAAGTCAGTGGACAGAAAATCCATTACCACTGATGTGAGGTCAGTCAATCACATCGTTGCATTTTGCttgctaataaaataaaataacttatgcCAAGCCTTGAACTAAccgaattaaattaaaatcgtAGTGTCTTAATTCAGCATCAAATCTAAGCTACCTTAAGGTACGTAGAGAAACGTgtgtaaattgtattttttaaaaattttaatttttttaaatgaattttttatgtttttaaattattttgatgtgctgatgtcaaaaataatttttaaaaaataaaaaaaattattttaatatatttctaagtgaaaagtattttaaattgcCATCACTATTACAATCTTAAACACATCTTTAAACTTTGTGCTGACCTTTAAGGATATGTTTGttaatgagaaatatatattattaatataaatatatttaaattgaaaaaaaatataaaatatattctgaaaaaacattatcaaagAGTCAATATATATACTCTCTCAAGCCCTATCAGTCAAACCCTGGGCTAAATCTCGAtatcctatttattttgtttttatccttttagcacctatcctctttttttaaaatttacttcgAAGTATAAAAAACACACAGTAAATGGCGAATTTTGTGTCTTTGTGGCATTTGGTACAGTAGAAGAGCCACATCTAGGAATGATTGCCATCAGTAATAACGGGTTGAAAATCGGTCTTAGATTGTGATCTTTGGGGCCTAAAAAGTCCATCCTTTCGTcaacattatcattattattcttATCGCATAGACAACATTTTTTAGCATTTCAATTCAACATTTTATGTTTCCACAACATTACTTAGTGGAGGCACTAGATTGGTGTAGTGGGTGATGTTGcgggtaagattaatttttttaatttaaataataataataataatatattttaaagaaatgagagaaattcaataatcaagttaatttttgattattttaataataaaataaaaatgaaggcaACAccgaaaaacaataaatgaaaacaatattGCTCTAGGTAAAAATGGGTTTACACGCGGAATCCATAACttagaaatgaaaaatgttaAGATAACGTGTCTATCATGTGTCCTAGATCATGAGGTCAGAATGATtcgatagaaaaagaaattgatgataaataaaaataaaattgtaaaaattaaaagataaatataaatcaagatatttaatagtGCAATATGGGTCATTtacccaaatttttttttatgaatttgtttattaaaataaatttgtaatagaaattgacagacacataaaatttattaaatagaataaaaagaaaaaaacactatgtaaggttgcacatattaaaaatatcataaaaaattaaaaaattttaatttataaaaataaatttaatttatcatactaacctcatgaaaaaataaagacactcaatataattaaaaaatatattatttaaaaaatactaaataatataaaaaaatgatataggagttgtattaattaaaaaaacataaaaaaaacataaaaaagatattatacaaaaaaaaaataccaaaaaaggaaaagttcaggcgtgtgggatttgaagcctaAACCAACGCACCTGAgcctactattttttttctttttttaaaaggggaAGACAACAGGTTGTCCgtctctattttgttttttaaaaagaataggTAGACAACATGTCGCTTATTATGGCAGACAACATGTCTTCTGTTAGTCTAGAGTTCGGGCACCATTATGGTGGCTAGAAAATCCGACTTACGAGtttatttaccaaaaaaacTCGTTTTTCAACCTATTTCAACCACAAAACACCCTTAGAACATGAAGAAACCAATCTATCAacccattaaacaaaaaatgtcCATACCACTAATTCAAGCTGGGAAAAAATACTACATCCTTAatctagatttgattttttttatgctacatTGAAGCTTAAAACAACCATATTAAAACTCCCATCATCTAGTGGAACCTGttaacatcaattttaatatgtttggtgaTCAAAATCGTCACCACtaagagctttttttttctttgtcagaATCTGACGACTCCTATCTCTTctcccttgaaaaaaaaaattgaaaaataaggaGAATGACATTTGATatgaaaatgtattttcaaggATTAAAGAGATTGGATaccttataacaaaaaaaaggagctACAATGTActtcataaacaaatttaaaagcgCCACCTATGTTACatgtgtttttcactttagtcttTTGTCTTTCAACTCAACcctccttcaaaaaaaaaaataaaaatttagtgcTAATTTTGGCTCAAAAGAGCttaattatacatataaaaagttcagggataaaattaaaattttttttaaaaatcaacgcTCCAAACCACAAAGATTCGTGAGTGATTTTACACACAACAAGAACACAATCttgctttagtttttgttaattaattagtaagATTATCaatatacaaataataataattacacaaaGCATGGATGCAAGTTTCAAATTGTTATTTGTCTATgaattatacatataaataagaTTTACAATCCTTAGTAGTGTCCGGCATTTCAGGCCGAAGTCAAACGTGATCTCATAAATAACACAGGTATAGAAAcgttatttcaaataaaatgtttCCTGGTCTGCCGTCTTCCTCTCCCTGCCTCTCACCTGCACATATCCATGGTAAATTccatttgccttttattttcatagcaATAACTAAAGAAAATGACACCAAAAACACCAGCTCCCTACGCAGCACAATATCCATATCCCTTGTTTATACACACGCACGAAGAGCTGATCCTAAAATGATGTCATTCATATCTCATAAAACAGAGAGAGtgactttttttctaaaatgattttttttttttttttttaatgattttgaggCATTCCGCTCGAGATACATTTAGTAATGTCTTAGTAATAATCAGCTCAAAGATCTGAAGTAAAAAGATCGAGGGAATAAGCAAATAttcctatttttatttagtgTGGAATGGCCATGGAGAAGGACAGCTGGGATTGGAGTCTAGTCCAGGAGATAAGCtagttttataattgtttacGTCTCACTTATTTATTGATcactaattaataaatcaaaatcaacagtAGTAAACTACTACCACTACTATTATTTAGCTactttcatcacaaaaaaaaaaaaaactttcctctATAAAAAGGAAGAGTTTTTAGTTTTCACGAGAGTTCTGTTGTGTTGGGATCCATAGTAATCATCTCTCTCGCGTCCGTCGTGAGAGAGATCCAGACATATCTTTAACAGCAAAAGCTGCTTCTGGGTTCAATCACTCCATCCATTCATTCATGGGTTTATGTTTCATCACTCCATTCGTGAATTCTTGCTGATTtcagggatttttttttcctcgtggCTCTGAAAAAGCGAACTTGTATTTTCGCTTGTGCCCCATATAAGGtggtgtttttcttctctttgaagTTCTGCTAGATTTGATTGGATTGTGAAATTATGatacctctttgtttttttatcagtttacTGGATTGATCTGTGCGGGCTATTTGGTGTTTTAGTTAGGTACTGAAATGAAGTGAGTTCTTTTACTAGAAATGAACTTTCACTCTCACTTGCATATATACAAATCAAAGGTTAAGAGGCTCAATGGAATCAAAAGTGATTATCTTACTTTTGAAATGTATTTGCTTTGTTTGTCTTTGAATCTCAattgcctttcttttttttcctctcatgtGTTTAGTCTTGGAATTACCAATGAAGTCTATTCCTTTAGTAGTTGCAGTTTCTTTTCATaggctctatttttttttttctgatgtttgTTTTAGCGTtgcctttttaaaaaataaaaaataaaataaaattttggagtGGGGTTGATTCCTTGCAATAAGGAAGGTTTCTTGCCTTCTTGGGCTCTTTGTTCTTTGCTTTTTTAGCTCATTTGAGAAAAATTTCTCTCGTTTTCTATTGGGATTCAGGTAAAAACCTTAGTGAGCTTaactttatttcaaaaatttaattattgctGGTTTTTCAGGTTATAGAATGTCTAGGCCTCTGCATCGAGGTGCAACAGGGATACGGATCTCTGGGAACAGCAATGATTTATGGGACTCCCAAATGAAAGataaaacagaaaaggaagaTATGGATAGGAATCGTTCTTCTGATCAAAGTTATTTAGCTCTGAAGTTTCCTTTCCGTGTACTTTTTCCTGATAATAATTCTCCTTCCAAATATGTCAACGGTGAAAGTGGCTTTGCATCTGATCCATTCAGTGTCGGAAGTCCAAGAAGCCGACACAAATTAACATTGCTACTTTTGAAGTTGAGCTTAGCTGTGATTGTAGTTCTTGCTCTTACCGGATCTTTTTGGTGGACGATCTCAATATCGACATTGTCAAGGGGTCAAATATTACACACTTATAGGCGACTCCAGGAGCAACTTGTTTCTGACATGTGGGATATTGGGGAGCTATCTCTTGGTTCCTCGAGGTTGCAAGAATTGGAGTTCTGTTCTCAAGAGTCTGAAATTTATGTTCCTTGCTTCAATGTTTCCGAGAATCTTGCTTTGGGATATTCTGATGGTAGCGAGAATGATCGTCATTGTGGGCAGAGTTCGAGGCAAAGTTGCATGGTGCTTCCTCCTGTAAATTATAGGATCCCTCTTCATTGGCCTACGGGAAGAGACATCATCTGGGTTGCAAATGTAAAACTTACTGCACAAGAGGTTCTTTCATCTGGTAGTTTGACAAAGAGGTAAGTGAATGGACTTTACTGTATTACTTGCACTTGTATTTCCTTGTTATCCTCTGTTGATTTCTCTGTTACCGTGGTTGGCAGGATGATGATGTTGGATGAAGAGCAGATTTCTTTTCGTTCAGCCTCTCCCATGTTTGATGGTGTTGAAGATTACTCACATCAAATTGCTGAAATGATTGGACTGAGAAATGAATCCAACTTTGTACAAGCTGGGGTAAGCccctatatttttttcccttttgggaaccttaaaataagtttaattaTGTCTCATGTACTTTCTTAGTTTGTAGCATTACTGTAGTCTGGTATTGGATACAGAGTGGTTTCGTTAACTAACAAGAGTCTTTTTTTAGTAAACTGTTGGAGTAACTAGTTTTCAAAtttaaaccttttaatttgagCAATGTGCAACCCAGAAAACAAGGTTTGAGCAACGTGCAGTctaaattctataaaatataatagtgCTCTTTGATTAGTTAtcaaaaggaaaagataaaaaaaggagaATAAGAAACCATTTTAGTGCTCTATGACAGTATGATGTCCAATGCTGTCAAGAATGGAAATTATGCAGCTCACTTGTACTCTGCAGCTACCTGATACTAGTTATGCTCTCTGTGCAATACATGTAATAACTACCCATGTTTATTTCCTGATTCTTGCAGGTGAGAACCATTTTGGATATAGGATGTGGTTATGGTAGCTTTGGAGCACATCTCTTTTCGAAGCAGCTCTTAACTATGTGCATTGCAAACTATGAGCCTTCAGGCAGTCAAGTTCAACTTACTCTTGAAAGAGGTCTTCCTGCGATGATTGGTTCTTTTACTTCGAATCAATTGCCATACCCTTCTCTTTCCTTTGATATGTTGCATTGTGCACGATGTGGTGTTGATTGGGACCACAAAGGTATTGGTTCTGATGTCTTATTTAGTGATCATTGTGACAATGTGGGACATATATGAATACTGATATGAATGCATATCACATcttatgaagaaattaaaatgtcaACTAAATTCTATTTTGTGCTGAAAATTCACTTCACTGCATATTCGACAGGGAAAATTATGCAAATTTAGTGTTCACATTAACTGTAATAGATTATCAGAAGTCTGTATGGATAAGAGATAAGAGTTGGAATAAAGTGTACAAATTACTAGTAAACAATGATAAGCATGATCTACCATATATTTGTCCAATTTACATAGCCCTCCTCTTTTCAAAATCTAATATTGCAGATCTATCTCAAAGTTATTCCATCAAGTATTACTTTGCCGGCTTCATAttcgtttttaattttaattccgGAGGTCTAGAGGTTGAATAAGTGTGCACAACTCATAGGCTACTAATTACTCTCCTCCATTGGGTTACCTGGTTTTAAATCTGATTGCTGGAAAATGATTGTTGAAAAGACCAGACAGTCTTCAAACAGTGTGCCTGCAACTGTTAACTTTATATTCTTGTTTGCTATTTGCTGTGTGAAGCCGGTCATGTAAACACTGCTAAATATTCACGTCACATGCTGCagatggtatttttttaatcgaagCTGACAGAGTTTTGAAGCCCGGTGGGTATTTTGTCTGGACTTCACCACTTACCAATGCTCGTAACAAAGAGAACCAGAAAAGGTGGAACTTTGTACGAGATTTTGCTGAAAATCTCTGCTGGGAGATGCTGTCACAACAAGATGAAACTGTTTTATGGAAAAAGACCAGTAAAAAAAGCTGCTATAGTTCACGGTAATGCCACTGGCAAGATATCAACTTGCATATTGAAAATTGGATTGATTTTGGTTGAATTTGCATCAGTATAATGCTTAAAGAGCATGCATATGCATCTATGCAGAAATCGGTTAAAAAAAAGTCTCTACATAATTATGATGACTAAGGGGTGGGTTCTGATTGGTAGCTTAATATGCTTTGTTATGATAGGAAGCCCGGTGCAGGCCCTTCCACCTGCAGTAAAGCTCATGATGTTGAATCTCCTTATTATAGACCACTCCAAGGGTGCATAGCTGGAACACAGAGTCGCCGATGGATTCCTATCCAAGAGAAGACATCCTGGCCTTCTAGGTCTCACTTGAACAAGAGTGAGCTTACAGTATACGGTAATTGATACtctttttacatgattttgGAACAGCATCTTGGTGGACAAACTACATAATATTGAACTGAGTATGGATATCCATACCTTGTATGCCTTTTGCCTTATCCatgttctttatatttttttttcaggccTGCATCCAGCAGACTTTAGGGAAGATGCAGAGAACTGGAAAACAACACTCCCTAATTATTGGTCTGTTTTGTCACCAATAATATTCTCTGATCATCCTAAGAGACCTGGTGAAGAGGATCCTTCTCCACCTTATAACATGGTCCGGAATGTACTAGACATGAACGCTCATTTTGGCGGTTTCAATTCAGCACTACTGGAAGCCGGGAAGTCTGTATGGGTAATGAATGTGGTCCCAACAGGAGGACCAAACTACCTTCCCTTGATAGTGGACAGAGGCTTGATCGGTGTACTGCATGATTGGTAATTCTACCATCTacttccccttttttttcagtttatccATTGGTAAATGCTATTCCTGTTCTCATATTCTTGCATATGTGGAATGGGCTTCTTAACCATCAGATGCAAtgtcagttattttttttggatgatgATCCTGCAGGGTGTTAGTACATTTCATGCTAGATTGGAAATACGCCATTCTGATTTTTCCTCTGTTTGGTTATCTACTCTGTACCTGACCTTCCTCTCCCCATTCCTCTTTTGGATGCTCACCCCTTCTCCTTCACTCCCCATTTGATTGCCCGCTTATCCCTTTCTTGTTGTTGGGTTATCCTAAATGGATAAGATAAATAACATTCCTTTGGACTAGTTAAGCCTTAACCTTCCAGTCCCAAGTTTATTTTATGTCCTAACTCCAGATTCTGTGCACTCTTCTACCCATTATGCTTTTTATGTTGCTTGTTTCCCCATTGACGTGGTGAATTATTTCCATGTAAGGTGCGAGCCATTCCCGACTTACCCTAGAAGTTATGATTTAGTGCATGCGGAAGGGCTCTTATCCCTTCAAACCCGTCAGCAGCGCTGGTGCACCATGCTGGATCTATTCACCGAGATAGATCGGTTACTTCGTCCAGAGGTACCCAATTCAAACagatctctttttttaattttgtatccTGTGTAATTCTTGTGGGTAAGGTGGAGAACTGCTTTTAATCCGAGAGACTATTCTCTAGATAGAATCCTCAATGATTGGAAACTGTTAGATTTTATGATCTAGTTTCTGGGTCAGAAGAATTTAGATGCAGTGATGTTGGTGATTGGTGCAGGGTTGGGTGATAATGCGTGACACAGCTCCACTTGTTGAATCAGCAAGAAGGCTGACTACACGGCTGAAGTGGGATGCACGAGTTATAGAAATCGAAAGTAACAGTGACGATAGACTCCTTATCTGCCAGAAACCTTTCTTTAAGAGACAAGGAGTCTCGTCTTGAGCTTTGCAAATGGAACTCGAGAAAGTTATATCATACTATTCATATTCATTTTGTCATGTTAATTAATGATCATGAAGCTTCGCCATATAAAGGAAGATAAAAAGTTTTGAACagaaagaagaaacaagaaagcaaaggagaggagaggagaggaaacATGGATCATGGTGGAACCAACCACAACTCTCAGAAGCCGCAAGGCTTATGCAGGACCATGTAATTACTCAAGTTGAGGTGCTGAGCAAATGAGAAGTATAGAATAgggtttgatttaaatttatttttcatttttgatgtGATGTCAAATTATAACACTATACAACCACATGATCAAGACTGTGAAGATGATTACAGGATGAGCAAAGTCCTATTTACTTGATGTGGTATATAAAAATGCTTGGCTGTTCATTCATCAATtggaagaaatatatttattttcatcattttttctctCGTTTAACATCTTAGTGTTTGCAGCACTTTGGAAACTACATTTCTACTATGCTTCAACCTCTATTTGCAGtttgttttttcccttctcaTTCTCAAAGACATAAGATGGTGAGTGCGGGAAAAGGgggcaaaattgcataaaagACCATATGGGATCCGCATCCACATGGGATGCTTCTTGCGAAAGCAAGAATCATATCATAGTTTGGACGTTGTAAAACACTTAACATACTGATATGATGACGATTCAAATTCGTGGGCAGTAATCAGTGATACCAAACTTGTGATTTTGTCGCATTCCATCTTTCTAAGACATGGTgctttttgttttggattacaTGCATATAATTACATgtataattatgtttaaaattttggttttataaaagctaaaataatcTACTTCTTATTAATGAAAAcctgttttttcattattgatTTTGCATGTAAAAATCTATGGCAcaatagttttaaccaaatacataTTAAGACATGCTAAAAGCACTCTTCATGGGCAAGAATAACAAGGAGCCCAAGATACACTATAGCTCCAATGATAACATTTCTAGTTTCATCAGAAAAATCCTGACGAGATGAATCCATAGACATCATGAAAAACCAACTTTGGAACAGGTGATGAAATGCCAACAAGTAAGCATGCCACATCTTTTAGGTGGTACATGTGGCTCATTACCAGTTCTAAAGTTGACTTTTCATAGTGTCTATAAATTTTTCTTGTCGAGATCTTTTTAATGGTTAAAGAAATGTCATTATCAGAGCTTTGATGTGTCTCTTACAtcacattttttatttccttttcttttctctctcttctcttgtctttttatatcatctcatcttttttttttctagccattgaaatatttttttttctttcatggtcATTGGATATTCATAAAACATGTGTATTGACTTGCTATATTTAAATACAAGATGgggaattaatttgaatgtgaATACATGGATatgcaagaagaaaaatgaaatgtaCTAGTTACGTAGATACTACATGCGCAACACACGTACCTAGTTGCATAGATAGTACTTGCGTGTATTGACTCGTGTAGATGTGACCTATGTAAGGGCTTTAAATgtgttaatttatgattttttttaagccaTGCTAGTTTGGGAAATTTTTTTTGCACTGTGCGTGCTAGTCCGGGAAAAAACTCCTTTGTTTTTCCCTTGAAAGATCATTCACAATTGTTATCCTAATTATATTCCATTCTAATCGCCATAACTCTATAATATTATTGCATTTTTGTTATTCAATAACATTAATAAAGAGAAAATCTAGGCTAAAAGATACAAAAAGACAAACTTGATGATGGGACATACTTGGTAAGTATGCAATGACGTATGggccaaattaagaaaaacatgatTTGGTTATGAGCTAAACCAATATTACACAAAGGAATGACAAAGTTTGGATAAGATTAAAGGAGAATTAGGATACAGAGTAAATATGATCCagatttgtaaaagaaaaactaacaaGGCACATGGAGTAATGAAGAAGAGCAGTTAAAGTCATGCATCCTTAAAACTGAAAGAATGAAGAAGATGGGTGGTTACCAAACTAAGTTTATTTCCAAATTCATTAATTGGAGATGCTTTTACTTGGTATATAAACttttcatcaaattcaattcagaGTTGGAATGATATGCAAACTATATTTCAAGCTTCTCTATGACAGACTTAGAATTTGTATTGGCTGATTTAgtgaaattaaatcaatatcGTGGAGAaactgtttaaaaatatttggataGATTCATGGAAGCGAGAGCAAAATGTTGGGCTAGAATTCcagaaaagaaatttattatgAGTGCTCAACAAAGATTAGAATTAGAGTTAAGAAAGACATTCGAACAAATGAAGTTCAAAGATATATATGAATTGGAAGTAAAGGCTTCTAGATATGAGAAGTTAATGAAAGAAGTAGAAAGGAAAATCCTAATTTATGGAACTTACTATCAGGAAACAATGGATGTGGATATGGATATAGCAGAGTTTGTATTTGGTGAACCTATAGCTTGTGATGTAATAACTAAAAAGAatgttaaaactttaaaaaagtcTTCATTATAACTTAATTCTAGACGTtctatgatttttcatttttatgaaagaaatgtttttcctttcaaaaaaatctaaaaatcaaaaacaaaaaatcaaaattttaaaaaatattttgggtcACGAACAAACAAGGTTTTGAGTCACAGTTGGCGAGAACACCAGGTGAGAAGACAATTAGGGTTTTTCTTgatgaaaaataactaaaattggATCTTGTTGCACAAATTAGGAATTAAAAGACcataatgaacaaaataaagaagtttAAGATTTCAATTGTATCAATAGAGAGCCTAAATGAAGGAAATACATTAAAGATTAGGACTTAGTctcagaaaaaatattgaagattgGGATGAATCTACAAAATTTTAAAGTCTAAggaattaattaaactttttatgcACTTAATTGACTTAATCAGaggtttaattgaaataaatttaagattggAATTCAatttgaccaaaataaaaagaatcaacaAGTTCTGGATTGACTTAATTAATGCAATCaaggaattaataaaaaaaatcaaagtttagaagGCACTTCAGGTCAAATTTACAAGAGCTAAAAGCTTATTGACCAAGATGAAGAGGAGCCAAAATTATGAtacctaattaatttaattaggggtagaattgaaagaattaaaagtttgaatggccaattaaagataaaatgaaagaattttaaaatcaaagacCAAAGTGTAAAAGGTGTCAATAGTCAATGgtccaattaaaataataggagTAAAATTGAGAGGATTTCCAAAGATTAAGATCAATTGAGAGCTTGATTGTGATGTTTAAAGATGTTAGGGACTGGAATTGAAATGGGAAAATTAAACCTTGATTTTACCCTCTAATAGATGACTcgttcattgatttttttaaacctaaatCGAGTGACTTGTCATCTAGCTATAATTTATCTACTTTCtcaaataaaagctaaaaaaacatggCTAGGTTGCCACATTTCAATATCTATTTCACCCTTACCTCCCCCCCCCCCATTAAACTACACCAAAATTCTCCCAATCAACGGCCATGATCACCACCTTCCAACCACTCAAATCTTCTTTCTTTGCCCCTAAGTTGCTCTCATAACACAACAAAAACCCCTCCTTAATAGTCCAAAATATGAGATTGTCGGCGTGCTCCCCTCACCAGCTGCAGAGCAGGACAAATTTTCTTCCTTAGATGTAATAAATAGTTACAATTTCATCTTGAACATCAAAGGTCAAGAAATCCCCAGGTCACAACCTCTAGAACTTTCCCATCATCCTATATAAAAAATCCACACCAAAACCTTAACTAGAAAGGGGTAGGGGGCGCTAGACTAAGACCCTCATACAAAAACTCTAAAATCCTTAGAATTTTTTCAATGTCTAAAAACCTTAGATTCAACCACTCAAGATCCTTTTGAAAAGACTGATACTACACACCCAGTAAGACCCTTAACCCAGGAGATTGAGTAACAACCTTTGAAACCTTTGCGAGCATccgctattttttttataaaaaaacttaaaccttaatcatgaatattaaatatgagagagtaaaatataagaacaaaaaaattgcaaatagGTTATTTGAAGgcataaaaatgaattaattaaaaaaaaatgaggattgtGATTGgtaaacacttaaaaaacagaaatacaaagtttgaaattttaatagtaACATGTTTGCCAAATAAGCATTAAAGACCCAAAC from Populus trichocarpa isolate Nisqually-1 chromosome 5, P.trichocarpa_v4.1, whole genome shotgun sequence includes these protein-coding regions:
- the LOC7486593 gene encoding probable pectin methyltransferase QUA2 isoform X2; amino-acid sequence: MNFHSHLHIYKSKVKRLNGIKSYRMSRPLHRGATGIRISGNSNDLWDSQMKDKTEKEDMDRNRSSDQSYLALKFPFRVLFPDNNSPSKYVNGESGFASDPFSVGSPRSRHKLTLLLLKLSLAVIVVLALTGSFWWTISISTLSRGQILHTYRRLQEQLVSDMWDIGELSLGSSRLQELEFCSQESEIYVPCFNVSENLALGYSDGSENDRHCGQSSRQSCMVLPPVNYRIPLHWPTGRDIIWVANVKLTAQEVLSSGSLTKRMMMLDEEQISFRSASPMFDGVEDYSHQIAEMIGLRNESNFVQAGVRTILDIGCGYGSFGAHLFSKQLLTMCIANYEPSGSQVQLTLERGLPAMIGSFTSNQLPYPSLSFDMLHCARCGVDWDHKDGIFLIEADRVLKPGGYFVWTSPLTNARNKENQKRWNFVRDFAENLCWEMLSQQDETVLWKKTSKKSCYSSRKPGAGPSTCSKAHDVESPYYRPLQGCIAGTQSRRWIPIQEKTSWPSRSHLNKSELTVYGLHPADFREDAENWKTTLPNYWSVLSPIIFSDHPKRPGEEDPSPPYNMVRNVLDMNAHFGGFNSALLEAGKSVWVMNVVPTGGPNYLPLIVDRGLIGVLHDWCEPFPTYPRSYDLVHAEGLLSLQTRQQRWCTMLDLFTEIDRLLRPEGWVIMRDTAPLVESARRLTTRLKWDARVIEIESNSDDRLLICQKPFFKRQGVSS
- the LOC7486593 gene encoding probable pectin methyltransferase QUA2 isoform X1, which codes for MSRPLHRGATGIRISGNSNDLWDSQMKDKTEKEDMDRNRSSDQSYLALKFPFRVLFPDNNSPSKYVNGESGFASDPFSVGSPRSRHKLTLLLLKLSLAVIVVLALTGSFWWTISISTLSRGQILHTYRRLQEQLVSDMWDIGELSLGSSRLQELEFCSQESEIYVPCFNVSENLALGYSDGSENDRHCGQSSRQSCMVLPPVNYRIPLHWPTGRDIIWVANVKLTAQEVLSSGSLTKRMMMLDEEQISFRSASPMFDGVEDYSHQIAEMIGLRNESNFVQAGVRTILDIGCGYGSFGAHLFSKQLLTMCIANYEPSGSQVQLTLERGLPAMIGSFTSNQLPYPSLSFDMLHCARCGVDWDHKDGIFLIEADRVLKPGGYFVWTSPLTNARNKENQKRWNFVRDFAENLCWEMLSQQDETVLWKKTSKKSCYSSRKPGAGPSTCSKAHDVESPYYRPLQGCIAGTQSRRWIPIQEKTSWPSRSHLNKSELTVYGLHPADFREDAENWKTTLPNYWSVLSPIIFSDHPKRPGEEDPSPPYNMVRNVLDMNAHFGGFNSALLEAGKSVWVMNVVPTGGPNYLPLIVDRGLIGVLHDWCEPFPTYPRSYDLVHAEGLLSLQTRQQRWCTMLDLFTEIDRLLRPEGWVIMRDTAPLVESARRLTTRLKWDARVIEIESNSDDRLLICQKPFFKRQGVSS